A window from Dunckerocampus dactyliophorus isolate RoL2022-P2 chromosome 15, RoL_Ddac_1.1, whole genome shotgun sequence encodes these proteins:
- the nfxl1 gene encoding NF-X1-type zinc finger protein NFXL1: MEPAWRHQGRGRGRNHGQGETSRPQRMMPERPGSAGGSTKMVVPSEGVSSHAKFEEIRKSNQAAVQRLVDSQMSSSSSDDDCEDGEIDHKDAKRGKILECTFTTYTNQTGGDVTGLIKTGQYVSELFQSGALTCLICIASVKRTQAVWGCSSCFSLFHLPCIQKWARDSAFLLCSVTDEDFGHKKHPWPCPKCRAEYSHSATPTKYMCYCGKLQDPPADPWLVPHSCGSVCQKELKPSCGHTCLLLCHPGPCPPCPKMVSVSCMCGKAKPLPRRCSSKVWSCQQPCGQWLPCQQHTCSQTCHSECPPCPSVSLQKCVCGGQEAQRPCASPKWNCQKVCGILLSCGNHTCELVCHDGLCPPCPRSLSRSCPCGKTKWSLPCTEEVSLCGDTCDRLLTCGKHTCTMRCHRGNCETCKQDVEKECRCGKYSKLLACHKEYVCDFKCSKSRSCQKHQCRRKCCPGNCPPCDQNCGRTLGCRNHKCPSVCHQGSCYPCPMTVDVRCTCGATSLMVPCGRERSTKPPRCKELCRCPPSCHHLARQRHRCHPGPCPPCTQPCLLPLIGCVHTCPQPCHDQVLVKSQQVQLSGPWEQPSEPAFQTKTLPCPPCQVPVPVSCLGEHEVSPLPCHHRGRFSCKRPCGQPLTCGNHTCSRECHLVNNGDKCEECEEGCSKPRPHLCPHTCPLPCHPGACPPCSQMIRQRCYCKMSVLYVECTKMTSSDEDTRMAMGSCGNQCPKELSCGHRCKQVCHPGGCEVKCHQKVKLRCPCRRIKKEMPCVLSSEFVVECDDTCKQQQKKVSQLKEAEQKVAEEEEQKKCQEELEAFTKRQQRGGRRGKKRGRQEDLEEQGGSAQWWRGVALVLVPLGGALLSVTIYLLLNS, encoded by the exons ATGGAGCCTGCCTGGCGACATCAGGGCAGGGGGCGTGGTCGGAACCATGGTCAAGGAGAAACGTCGCGACCCCAGCGCATGATGCCAGAGAGGCCAGGCAGTGCTGGAGGAAGCACAAAGATGGTAGTCCCATCTGAAG GTGTGTCCTCCCACGCTAAGTTTGAGGAGATACGAAAGTCCAATCAAGCCGCAGTGCAGCGACTGGTGGACAGTCAGAtgagctcctcctcctctgatGACGATTGTGAAGATGGAGAGATAGACCACAAGGATGCGAAGAGGGGAAAGATCCTGGAGTGTACCTTTACTACCTACACCAACCAGACAG GTGGTGATGTCACAGGTCTGATCAAAACCGGTCAGTATGTCAGCGAGCTCTTCCAGTCCGGAGCGCTCACCTGCCTCATCTGCATCGCGTCTGTCAAGAGGACCCAGGCG GTGTGGGGCTGCTCCAGCTGCTTCTCCCTCTTCCATCTTCCATGCATCCAGAAGTGGGCCAGAGACTCAGCTTTCCTCCTTTGCTCTGTCacagatgaagactttggacaCAAGAAGCACCCATGGCCCTG TCCCAAGTGTCGAGCAGAGTATTCCCACAGTGCCACGCCCACCAA GTACATGTGTTACTGTGGGAAGCTTCAGGACCCTCCAGCTGATCCCTGGCTAGTTCCTCACTCGTGTGGCTCAGTGTGTCAGAAGGAGCTGAAACCTTCTTGTGGACACACATGTCTTCTGCTCTGTCACCCTG GTCCTTGCCCCCCATGTCCAAAGATGGTGTCTGTTTCCTGTATGTGTGGCAAGGCGAAGCCCCTTCCCCGTCGCTGTAGCAGCAAG GTCTGGTCGTGCCAGCAGCCATGTGGACAATGGTTACCATGCCAACAACACACATGCTCACAGACGTGTCACTCAG AGTGCCCCCCCTGTCCCAGTGTCAGTCttcagaagtgtgtgtgtggtggacaAGAAGCCCAGAGACCTTGTGCCAGTCCCAAGTGGAACTGTCAGAAG GTGTGTGGCATCCTCCTCTCTTGTGGGAATCACACATGTGAGCTGGTGTGTCATGACGGACTTTGTCCGCCTTGTCCTCGCTCGCTCAGCAGATCGTGTCCCTGCGGCAAGACAA AGTGGTCCCTGCCTTGCACAGAGGAAGTGTCACTGTGTGGTGACACGTGTGACCGCCTTCTGACATGTGGAAAACACACCTGCACCATGAGGTGTCACCGTGGGAATTGTGAGACCTGCAAACAG gatgtGGAGAAGGAGTGCAGGTGTGGTAAATACAGCAAGTTGCTGGCGTGTCATAAAGAGTATGTGTGTGACTTCAAATGTTCAAAGAGTAGAAGCTGCCAGAAACATCAGTGTAGGAGGAAG TGTTGCCCTGGCAACTGTCCCCCCTGTGACCAGAACTGCGGTCGAACTCTGGGATGTCGCAACCACAAATGTCCATCTGTCTGCCACCaag GAAGTTGTTATCCATGTCCAATGACAGTGGATGTCAGGTGCACATGTGGTGCCACTTCCTTAATGGTCCCGTGTGGACGAGAGCGAAGCACCAAGCCTCCTCGCTGCAAAGAGCTCTGCAG GTGTCCTCCATCCTGCCACCACTTGGCCAGACAGCGCCACCGCTGCCACCCTGGGCCGTGCCCCCCCTGCACACAGCCCTGTCTCCTacctctgattggctgtgtGCACACATGCCCTCAGCCGTGTCACGACCAGGTTCTAGTTAAGTCCCAGCAG GTGCAGTTGTCTGGGCCATGGGAGCAGCCCTCAGAACCAGCATTTCAGACCAAGACCCTACCCTGCCCCCCTTGTCAAGTCCCAGTACCAGT gtcctgttTGGGGGAACACGAG GTCAGCCCACTGCCATGTCATCATCGTGGACGCTTCTCCTGCAAAAGACCATGTGGACAACCTTTGACCTGTGGAAACCATACTTGCAGCAGGGAATGTCACCTGGTTAACAACGGGGACAAG TGTGAGGAATGTGAGGAGGGCTGCTCTAAGCCTCGACCACACCTTTGTCCTCACACTTGCCCCCTCCCCTGTCACCCTGGGGCCTGTCCCCCCTGCAGCCAGATGATCCGACAGCGCTGCTACTGTAAGATGAGCGTGCTCTATGTGGAGTGCAC GAAGATGACTTCATCTGACGAAGACACGAGAATGGCGATGGGCTCATGTGGTAACCAGTGTCCCAAAGAG ctaaGCTGCGGCCATCGCTGTAAGCAGGTGTGTCATCCAGGTGGGTGTGAGGTCAAATGTCATCAGAAGGTGAAGCTGCGATGTCCTTGCAGGAGGATCAAGAAG gagATGCCGTGTGTGCTGTCGTCAGAGTTTGTAGTTGAGTGTGATGACACCtgcaaacaacagcaaaagaaaGTCAGCCAG CTGAAGGAGGCGGAGCAGAAAGtggctgaggaggaggagcagaaaAAATGCCAG GAGGAGCTGGAGGCATTCACCAAGCGTCAGCAGCGAGGAGGTCGCAGGGGCAAGAAGCGAGGGAGGCAAGAGGACCTCGAAGAGCAAGGGGGGAGTGCTCAGTGGTGGAGGGGCGTGGCCCTCGTCCTCGTTCCGCTGGGCGGAGCTCTGCTGTCCGTCACCATCTACTTACTCTTGAACAGCTGA